A genomic stretch from Lathyrus oleraceus cultivar Zhongwan6 chromosome 2, CAAS_Psat_ZW6_1.0, whole genome shotgun sequence includes:
- the LOC127121705 gene encoding ubiquitin carboxyl-terminal hydrolase 8 — MVILQVWMLIHSLRALKRYNDFNNAVKDFGRLFYAEDCLPDLFPLQLRIFVSWETSSLVAKISQKENVSDFYKKAWDIFNSAYSSGELALAFGDLLRMLWVPGASPVAPRLFKMKLANFAPQFSGYMQHDSQELLAFLLDGLHEDLNRVKRKPYHEVKDADGRPDEEVAEEYWRNHLARNHSIVVDLCQGQFRSTLICPFCKKVSITFDPFMYLSLPLPSTTIRTMTVTVVSSDGVALPSAITVTVPERGTIKDLIGALTASCSMREDETLLVAEIYRNRIFRVLEGPSDLLADIRDQDKLVAYRVQKYNKDSLLIVFIHERLVER; from the exons ATGGTTATCTTACAG GTATGGATG TTGATTCATTCGTTGCGTGCTCTCAAACG GTATAATGATTTTAATAATGCAGTGAAAGATTTTGGGAGACTCTTCTATGCAGAGGATTGTTTGCCAGATTTGTTCCCCCTCCAACTTAGGATATTTGTTTCATGGGAAACCAGTTCACTGGTAGCAAAGATAAGCCAAAAG GAAAATGTGTCGGACTTCTACAAGAAAGCTTGGGACATTTTCAATTCTGCATATAGCTCA GGAGAACTGGCTTTAGCTTTTGGAGATTTACTTAGAATGCTATGGGTTCCTGGAGCATCACCTGTGGCACCAAGATTGTTCAAGATGAAACTAGCTAACTTTGCTCCTCAGTTTAGTGGTTATATGCAGCATGATTCTCAA GAACTGCTTGCTTTTTTGTTGGATGGACTGCATGAAGACCTTAATCGTGTAAAACGCAAGCCATATCATGAAGTTAAGGATGCAGATGGCCGTCCAGATGAAGAAGTGGCTGAAGAGTATTGGCGAAATCATCTTGCTCGCAATCATTCAATAGTAGTTGATTTGTGCCAA GGTCAGTTCCGATCAACATTGATTTGCCCTTTTTGCAAGAAGGTTTCTATCACCTTTGACCCTTTTATGTACCTATCTCTTCCGTTACCTTCTACAACGATAAGGACCATGACTGTGACTGTCGTGAGCTCTGATGGGGTCGCATTGCCTTCTGCAATTACCGTAACAGTGCCTGAACGTGGAACAATTAAGGATCTGATTGGGGCCTTAACTGCTTCTTGTTCTATGAGAGAGGATGAAACCCTCTTGGTGGCTGAG ATATACAGGAACAGAATTTTTCGGGTATTGGAGGGTCCATCTGATTTATTGGCTGACATCAGAGATCAAGACAAACTTGTTGCTTACCGAGTGCAGAAGTATAATAAAGATAGCCTCTTGATTGTTTTCATTCATGAACGATTGGTGGAAAGGTAA
- the LOC127117783 gene encoding coniferyl alcohol acyltransferase yields the protein MCFGKVQFTVNVTNEEVVAAALPMQEHWLPLSNLDLILPPVDVGVFFCYNNPMISIGTHSNIVACLKHSLAEALVSYYAFAGEVVANSMGEPEILCNNRGVDFVEAFADVELQSLNLYNPDESVEGKLVPEKKHGVFAVQATWMKCGGLVVACKFDHRIADAYSANMFLVSWAEIARPHDNKSLIPTTQPCFRRSLLTPRRPPSIHPSLYDMYVPVSELPPPPEPEFESELTDPIISRIYYVTSEELNNMQSLANSNNNSNTKRSKLESFSAFLWKMVAEAASTDNDNKNIVAKMGLVVDGRKRLSNGDKNKEEIMSSYFGNVLSIPYGGKSAEELIEKPLSWVTNQVHDFLEAAVTEEHFLGLIDWVEEHRPVPGLARIYCGGTGGEDGPTFVVSSGQRFPESKIDFGWGKPVFGSYHFPWGGSAGYVMPMPSPKRNGDWLIYMHLPKGHLEFMEDQAPHFFRPVSWDYLLN from the exons ATGTGTTTTGGAAAAGTACAATTCACTGTAAATGTCACCAACGAGGAAGTTGTGGCTGCTGCACTTCCCATGCAAGAACATTGGCTGCCACTATCAAACCTTGATTTGATTCTTCCACCTGTTGATGTTGGTGTGTTCTTTTGCTACAATAATCCTATGATTAGTATTGGCACACACAGTAACATTGTAGCGTGTTTGAAACATTCCTTAGCCGAGGCTCTTGTTTCTTATTATGCCTTTGCTGGTGAAGTTGTTGCTAACTCCATGGGTGAACCTGAGATTCTTTGCAACAATAGAGGAGTGGATTTTGTTGAAGCTTTTGCCGATGTCGAGTTACAATCTCTTAATTTGTATAATCCAGATGAAAGCGTGGAAGGGAAACTTGTTCCAGAGAAAAAACATGGTGTGTTTGCTGTTCAG GCTACTTGGATGAAATGCGGCGGATTAGTAGTCGCGTGCAAATTTGACCATCGCATAGCGGACGCCTATTCCGCAAACATGTTCCTTGTATCGTGGGCCGAGATAGCTCGGCCGCACGATAACAAGTCATTGATCCCGACGACGCAACCTTGTTTTCGTCGGTCACTATTGACCCCGCGCCGTCCACCTTCAATCCATCCTTCACTCTATGACATGTATGTCCCCGTCTCCGAGCTACCTCCTCCACCCGAACCCGAGTTCGAATCCGAACTAACCGACCCAATAATAAGTCGGATATACTATGTAACAAGTGAAGAACTCAACAACATGCAATCATTAGCCAACTCAAACAATAATAGTAACACCAAGCGCTCAAAACTCGAGTCCTTTTCCGCTTTCCTATGGAAGATGGTTGCTGAAGCAGCTTCAACTGATAATGACAATAAGAACATTGTTGCAAAAATGGGACTAGTTGTTGATGGAAGAAAAAGACTAAGCAATGGTGACAAAAACAAGGAAGAGATTATGAGTTCATATTTCGGGAACGTGCTTTCAATTCCCTACGGTGGTAAATCAGCAGAAGAGCTTATTGAAAAGCCATTAAGTTGGGTGACAAACCAAGTTCATGACTTTTTGGAGGCCGCGGTGACGGAGGAGCATTTCTTAGGACTAATTGATTGGGTTGAAGAGCATCGACCGGTTCCGGGGCTAGCAAGGATTTACTGTGGTGGTACCGGCGGAGAAGACGGGCCGACATTTGTGGTGTCTTCCGGGCAGCGGTTTCCGGAGTCGAAGATAGACTTTGGATGGGGGAAGCCTGTGTTTGGATCTTACCATTTTCCATGGGGTGGTAGTGCTGGATATGTTATGCCAATGCCTAGTCCTAAAAGGAATGGTGACTGGTTGATCTACATGCATCTTCCTAAGGGACATTTGGAATTCATGGAAGATCAAGCTCCTCATTTCTTTAGACCAGTCTCTTGGGATTATCTTCTCAATTGA